The following proteins come from a genomic window of Burkholderia stabilis:
- the nudB gene encoding dihydroneopterin triphosphate diphosphatase, with protein MTKPPKIPESVLVVIYTPDLDVLVIKRADQPDFWQSVTGSKDALDEPLAVTAAREVAEETGISVGTPDVPASALVDWRHRIEYGIYPQYLHRYAPGVTRNTEHWFGLCVPHRVDVTLSPREHVDHAWLPFREAAARCFSPSNAEAILQLPARMVLSRAPHGSSA; from the coding sequence ATGACGAAGCCGCCGAAAATCCCCGAATCCGTTCTCGTCGTGATCTACACGCCCGACCTCGATGTGCTGGTGATCAAACGTGCCGACCAGCCCGATTTCTGGCAATCGGTGACCGGATCGAAGGACGCGCTCGACGAGCCGCTCGCGGTCACTGCCGCGCGCGAAGTGGCCGAGGAAACCGGCATCTCGGTCGGCACGCCCGACGTGCCCGCCAGCGCGCTCGTCGACTGGCGCCACCGGATCGAATACGGCATCTATCCGCAATACCTGCACCGCTATGCACCGGGCGTCACGCGCAATACCGAACACTGGTTCGGCCTGTGCGTGCCGCATCGCGTCGACGTGACACTGTCGCCGCGCGAGCATGTCGATCACGCCTGGCTGCCGTTCCGCGAGGCTGCCGCGCGCTGCTTTTCGCCGTCGAACGCCGAGGCGATCCTGCAATTGCCCGCGCGCATGGTGCTCTCGCGCGCGCCGCACGGCTCGTCCGCATGA
- the clsB gene encoding cardiolipin synthase ClsB: MNAETRKRFAQLRQMFLQERGSASRLAFTSGNTVRLCEGGGEFFRALIERIDAAREQVMLETYIFCDDAAGRPVSDALIRAAQRGVRVRVITDGIGTARLPLFDTWAQSGVEHCIYNRFLFGRFGFSRTHRKLAVIDHAAAFCGGINIIDDYAQGGATLPFPRWDFAVEMAGPAVSDVRAAFELQWHRIQFGHKPYAQYAAGLHGGEAFPDMFRRWMRSHRWIKAGALRVVTEPSVAFVARDNVVNRRAIEKAYLAAIGQARQQILLANPYFMPGRKLRRALTGAARRGVDVRILIGRKEFAALDTAVPFLYHTLLRAGVRVAEYDKTMLHGKVAVIDDNWATVGSSNLDALSLMLNNEANVVLVRYDAVTNELRDAIAAAFADGREIDPARFAARPRIERMLNWLAYTAYRLVMKALTVGSYD; the protein is encoded by the coding sequence ATGAATGCGGAGACCCGCAAGCGCTTCGCGCAATTGCGGCAGATGTTCCTGCAGGAACGCGGCTCGGCGTCGCGACTCGCATTCACGTCGGGCAACACGGTGCGGCTGTGCGAAGGCGGCGGTGAATTCTTCCGCGCGTTGATCGAGCGGATCGACGCCGCGCGCGAGCAGGTGATGCTCGAAACCTACATCTTCTGCGACGACGCGGCCGGCCGCCCGGTGTCGGATGCGCTGATCCGTGCTGCGCAGCGCGGCGTGCGCGTGCGCGTGATCACCGACGGCATCGGCACCGCGCGCCTGCCGCTGTTCGACACGTGGGCGCAATCCGGCGTCGAGCACTGCATCTACAACCGCTTCCTGTTCGGCCGCTTCGGCTTTTCGCGCACGCACCGCAAGCTCGCGGTGATCGATCACGCCGCTGCGTTCTGCGGCGGCATCAACATCATCGACGACTATGCGCAGGGCGGCGCGACGCTGCCGTTTCCGCGCTGGGATTTCGCGGTCGAGATGGCGGGGCCCGCGGTGTCCGACGTGCGAGCCGCGTTCGAGCTGCAATGGCACCGGATCCAGTTCGGCCACAAGCCGTATGCGCAGTACGCGGCCGGGCTGCACGGCGGCGAAGCGTTCCCGGACATGTTCCGGCGCTGGATGCGCAGCCACCGGTGGATCAAGGCCGGTGCGCTGCGGGTCGTGACGGAGCCGAGCGTCGCTTTCGTCGCGCGCGACAACGTCGTGAACCGCCGCGCGATCGAGAAGGCCTATCTCGCGGCGATCGGCCAGGCGCGCCAGCAGATCCTGCTCGCGAATCCGTACTTCATGCCGGGCCGCAAGCTGCGCCGCGCGCTGACGGGCGCCGCGCGACGCGGCGTCGACGTGCGTATCCTGATCGGGCGCAAGGAGTTCGCGGCGCTCGATACGGCCGTGCCGTTCCTCTATCACACGCTGTTGCGCGCGGGCGTGCGCGTGGCCGAATACGACAAGACGATGCTGCACGGCAAGGTAGCCGTGATCGACGACAACTGGGCGACGGTCGGCTCGTCGAATCTGGACGCGCTGAGCCTGATGTTGAACAATGAGGCCAATGTCGTGCTCGTGCGCTACGACGCGGTCACGAACGAACTGCGCGACGCGATCGCGGCCGCGTTCGCCGACGGCCGGGAGATCGACCCCGCGCGGTTCGCCGCGCGCCCGCGCATCGAGCGTATGCTGAACTGGCTCGCCTACACGGCGTATCGCCTCGTGATGAAGGCGCTGACGGTCGGCAGCTACGACTGA
- a CDS encoding TetR/AcrR family transcriptional regulator has protein sequence MRKGEQTRAAILEAALDLASRDGLEGLTIGLLAERMQMSKSGVFAHFGSREDLQVEVVREYHHRFENEVFFPSLREPRGLPRLRAMLARWTEKRIQEVTTGCIYISGAVEYDDRPDSPVREQLIASVTAWRAAMLRAISQAKEEGHLRADTDPDLMLFELYSFTLGLHHDARFLHSPDAVRLTWAALEKTIVSYQSESR, from the coding sequence ATGCGAAAAGGCGAACAGACGCGTGCCGCGATACTTGAAGCTGCTTTGGACCTCGCCAGCCGTGACGGGCTGGAGGGGCTGACGATCGGCCTGCTGGCCGAGCGCATGCAGATGAGCAAGAGCGGTGTGTTCGCGCACTTCGGATCGCGTGAGGACCTGCAGGTGGAGGTCGTCCGCGAGTATCACCATCGTTTCGAAAACGAGGTGTTCTTTCCGAGCCTGCGCGAACCGCGCGGCTTGCCGCGCCTTCGGGCGATGCTGGCCCGCTGGACGGAGAAGCGCATCCAGGAGGTGACGACGGGATGCATCTACATCAGCGGTGCCGTCGAGTACGACGACCGGCCTGACAGCCCCGTGCGCGAGCAGTTGATCGCGAGCGTGACGGCCTGGCGTGCCGCGATGCTGCGTGCCATTTCGCAGGCGAAGGAAGAAGGCCATCTGCGTGCGGATACCGATCCGGACCTGATGCTCTTCGAGTTGTACAGCTTCACGCTCGGCCTGCATCACGACGCACGTTTCCTGCATTCGCCGGATGCCGTGCGCCTCACGTGGGCCGCGCTGGAAAAGACGATTGTTTCGTATCAGAGCGAGAGCCGTTAG
- a CDS encoding acyl-CoA dehydrogenase C-terminal domain-containing protein — MGQYAAPLRDMQFVLHELLNVEAEVKQMPKHADLDADTINQVLEEAGKFCSEVLFPLNQVGDREGCTYEGDGVVKTPTGFKEAYQQYVEAGWPALGCDPDYGGQGLPAFVNNALYEMLNSANQAWTMYPGLSHGAYECLHAHGAPELQKQYLPKLVSGEWTGTMCLTEPHCGTDLGILRTKAEPNGDGSYSISGTKIFISSGEHDMSKNIVHLVLARLPEAPQGTKGISLFIVPKFIPDAAGEPGERNGIKCGSIEHKMGIHGNSTCVMNLDGAKGWLVGEPNKGLNAMFVMMNAARLGVGMQGLGLTEVAYQNSLTYAKERLQMRSLTGPKAPDKPADPIIVHPDVRRMLLTQKAYAEGARAFTYWSALQIDKELSHGDEAVRKEAADLVALLTPIIKAFLTDNAFESTNHAMQIYGGHGFISEWGMEQYVRDARINMIYEGTNSIQSLDLLGRKVLGDMGAKLKKFGKLVTEFAEAEGVKPEMAEFINPLADIGDKVQKLTMEIGMKAMQNPDEVGAAAVPYLRTVGHLVFSYFWARMARLALDNEASGDPFYKSKLATARFYFARLLPETASTIRAARAGSKTMMEVDESLF; from the coding sequence ATGGGACAGTACGCCGCGCCGCTGCGCGACATGCAATTCGTGTTGCACGAGCTTCTGAACGTCGAAGCCGAAGTCAAGCAAATGCCCAAGCATGCGGACCTCGACGCCGACACGATCAACCAGGTCCTCGAAGAAGCGGGCAAGTTCTGCTCCGAGGTGCTGTTCCCGCTGAACCAGGTCGGCGATCGCGAAGGCTGCACGTATGAAGGCGACGGCGTCGTGAAGACCCCGACCGGCTTCAAGGAGGCCTACCAGCAATACGTCGAGGCCGGCTGGCCGGCGCTCGGCTGCGATCCGGACTATGGCGGCCAGGGCCTGCCCGCGTTCGTGAACAACGCGCTCTACGAAATGCTGAACTCGGCGAACCAGGCATGGACGATGTATCCGGGCCTGTCGCACGGCGCGTACGAATGCCTGCACGCGCACGGCGCGCCGGAACTCCAGAAGCAATATCTGCCGAAGCTCGTGTCGGGCGAATGGACGGGCACGATGTGTCTGACCGAGCCGCACTGCGGCACCGACCTCGGCATCCTGCGCACCAAGGCCGAACCGAACGGCGACGGCTCGTACTCGATCAGCGGCACGAAGATCTTCATCTCGAGCGGCGAGCACGACATGTCGAAGAACATCGTCCACCTCGTGCTCGCGCGCTTGCCTGAAGCGCCGCAGGGCACGAAGGGGATCTCGCTGTTCATCGTGCCGAAGTTCATCCCCGACGCAGCGGGCGAGCCGGGCGAGCGCAACGGCATCAAGTGCGGCTCGATCGAGCACAAGATGGGCATCCACGGCAACTCGACGTGCGTGATGAACCTCGACGGCGCGAAGGGCTGGCTGGTCGGCGAGCCGAACAAGGGCTTGAACGCGATGTTCGTGATGATGAATGCCGCGCGCCTCGGCGTCGGCATGCAGGGCCTCGGCCTCACGGAAGTCGCGTACCAGAACTCGCTCACGTATGCGAAGGAGCGCCTGCAGATGCGCTCGCTGACGGGCCCGAAGGCACCGGACAAACCGGCCGACCCGATCATCGTGCACCCGGACGTGCGCCGCATGCTGCTCACGCAGAAGGCGTACGCGGAAGGCGCGCGTGCGTTCACGTACTGGTCCGCGCTGCAGATCGACAAGGAGCTGTCGCACGGTGACGAAGCGGTGCGCAAGGAAGCGGCCGATCTCGTCGCGCTGCTCACGCCGATCATCAAGGCGTTCCTGACCGACAACGCGTTCGAGTCGACCAACCACGCGATGCAGATCTACGGCGGCCACGGCTTCATCTCCGAGTGGGGCATGGAGCAGTACGTGCGCGACGCGCGGATCAACATGATCTACGAAGGCACGAACTCGATCCAGTCGCTCGACCTGCTGGGCCGCAAGGTGCTCGGCGACATGGGCGCGAAGCTGAAGAAGTTCGGCAAGCTCGTCACGGAATTCGCGGAAGCCGAAGGCGTGAAGCCGGAGATGGCCGAGTTCATCAACCCGCTCGCCGACATCGGCGACAAGGTGCAGAAGCTGACGATGGAAATCGGCATGAAGGCGATGCAGAACCCCGACGAAGTCGGCGCTGCCGCCGTGCCGTACCTGCGTACCGTCGGCCACCTGGTGTTCTCGTACTTCTGGGCGCGGATGGCGCGCCTTGCACTCGACAACGAAGCGTCGGGCGATCCGTTCTACAAGTCGAAGCTCGCGACGGCCCGCTTCTACTTCGCGCGCCTGCTGCCCGAGACGGCGTCGACGATCCGCGCCGCGCGCGCCGGTTCGAAGACGATGATGGAAGTCGACGAATCGCTGTTCTGA
- a CDS encoding 3-hydroxyacyl-CoA dehydrogenase/enoyl-CoA hydratase family protein: protein MSNFLIRKVAVLGAGVMGAQIAAHLINARVPVLLFDLPAKEGPKNAIALKAIENLKKLSPAPFGVKDDAKYLEAANYEDDIAKLAECDVVIEAIAERMDWKHDLYKKVAPHIAPNAIFATNTSGLSITKLSEGFSDELKSRFCGVHFFNPPRYMHLVELIPTAHTRPEILDQLETFLTSIVGKGVVRAKDTPNFIANRVGIFSILAVITEAAKFGLRFDEVDDLTGSRLGRAKSATFRTADVVGLDTMAHVIKTMQDNLADDPFFPVYQTPAVLAELVKQGALGQKTGGGFYKKEGKAIKVLDAKTGTYVDSGAKADETVARILKRPPAERLKLLRETDHPHAQFLWSIFRDVFHYIGVHLESIADNARDVDLAIRWGFGWNEGPFEGWQAAGWKQVAEWVQEDIAAGKVLANVPLPSWVLEGEVAEKGGVHTAEGSWAPASKRFVPRSDLAVYGKQVFRAPLLGETGADPKTYGKTLFETDAVRAWVDDRAGEDDVVIVSFKSKMNTIGPSVIDGLVQAIELAEKDYKGVVIWQPTSLKLGTPGGPFSAGANLEEAMPAFMMGGAKGIEPFVKKFQEGMLRVKYANVPVVAAVSGIALGGGCELMLHSAKRVVHVESYIGLVEVGVGLVPAGGGLKEAALRAAEAATAANATTDILKFVTKSFENAAMAKVSASAHDARAMGYVKPSDTIIFNVFELLDTAKKEARALAATGYRAPLRAKDVPVAGRSAIATIKASLVNMRDGRFISDHDYLIASRIAEAVCGGDVEAGSLVDEQWLLALERRAFVELLGTQKTQERIMGMLQTGKPVRN from the coding sequence GTGAGCAATTTCCTGATTCGCAAGGTCGCCGTGCTGGGCGCCGGCGTGATGGGCGCGCAAATCGCCGCGCACCTCATCAACGCGCGCGTGCCGGTGCTGCTGTTCGACCTGCCGGCCAAGGAAGGCCCGAAAAACGCGATCGCGCTGAAGGCGATCGAGAACCTGAAGAAGCTGTCGCCCGCGCCGTTCGGCGTGAAGGACGACGCGAAATACCTCGAAGCCGCGAACTACGAAGACGACATCGCGAAGCTCGCCGAGTGCGACGTCGTGATCGAAGCGATCGCCGAGCGGATGGACTGGAAGCACGACCTGTACAAGAAGGTCGCGCCGCACATCGCGCCGAACGCGATCTTCGCGACCAACACGTCGGGCCTGTCGATCACGAAGCTGTCCGAAGGTTTCTCGGACGAGCTGAAGTCGCGCTTCTGCGGCGTGCACTTCTTCAACCCGCCGCGCTACATGCACCTCGTCGAGCTGATTCCGACCGCGCATACGCGCCCGGAGATTCTCGACCAGCTCGAGACGTTCCTGACGAGCATCGTCGGCAAGGGCGTCGTGCGCGCGAAGGACACGCCGAACTTCATCGCGAACCGCGTCGGGATCTTCTCGATCCTCGCGGTGATCACCGAGGCCGCGAAGTTCGGCCTGCGCTTCGACGAAGTCGACGACCTGACGGGCAGCCGCCTCGGCCGCGCGAAGTCGGCGACGTTCCGCACCGCGGACGTGGTCGGCCTCGACACGATGGCGCACGTGATCAAGACGATGCAGGACAACCTCGCCGACGATCCGTTCTTCCCGGTCTACCAGACGCCTGCCGTGCTCGCCGAACTGGTGAAGCAGGGCGCGCTCGGCCAGAAGACGGGCGGCGGTTTCTACAAGAAGGAAGGCAAGGCGATCAAGGTGCTCGACGCGAAGACGGGCACCTACGTCGATTCGGGCGCGAAGGCTGACGAGACCGTCGCCCGCATCCTGAAGCGTCCGCCGGCCGAGCGCCTGAAGCTGCTGCGCGAGACGGACCATCCGCACGCGCAGTTCCTGTGGTCGATCTTCCGCGACGTGTTCCATTACATCGGCGTGCATCTCGAATCGATCGCCGACAACGCGCGCGACGTCGACCTCGCGATCCGTTGGGGCTTCGGCTGGAACGAAGGCCCGTTCGAAGGCTGGCAGGCTGCCGGCTGGAAGCAGGTCGCCGAGTGGGTGCAGGAAGACATCGCGGCCGGCAAGGTGCTCGCGAACGTGCCGCTGCCGTCGTGGGTGCTCGAAGGCGAGGTTGCCGAGAAGGGCGGCGTGCACACGGCCGAAGGCTCGTGGGCGCCGGCGTCGAAGCGCTTCGTGCCGCGTTCGGATCTCGCCGTCTACGGCAAGCAGGTGTTCCGCGCGCCGTTGCTCGGCGAAACGGGCGCCGATCCGAAGACCTACGGCAAGACGCTGTTCGAAACCGACGCGGTGCGCGCATGGGTCGATGATCGTGCGGGCGAGGACGACGTCGTGATCGTGTCGTTCAAGTCGAAGATGAACACGATCGGGCCGAGCGTGATCGACGGCCTCGTGCAGGCGATCGAGCTCGCGGAGAAGGACTACAAGGGCGTGGTGATCTGGCAGCCGACGTCGCTGAAGCTCGGCACGCCGGGCGGCCCGTTCTCGGCCGGCGCGAACCTCGAAGAGGCGATGCCCGCGTTCATGATGGGCGGCGCGAAGGGTATCGAGCCGTTCGTGAAGAAGTTCCAGGAAGGCATGCTGCGCGTGAAGTACGCGAACGTGCCGGTCGTCGCGGCCGTGTCGGGCATCGCGCTCGGTGGCGGGTGCGAGCTGATGCTGCACAGCGCGAAGCGCGTCGTGCACGTCGAGAGCTACATCGGCCTCGTCGAAGTGGGCGTCGGCCTCGTGCCGGCGGGCGGCGGCCTGAAGGAAGCGGCGCTGCGCGCGGCGGAAGCCGCAACGGCAGCGAACGCGACCACCGACATCCTGAAGTTCGTCACGAAGTCGTTCGAGAACGCGGCGATGGCGAAGGTGTCGGCATCCGCGCACGATGCGCGTGCGATGGGTTACGTGAAGCCGTCCGACACGATCATCTTCAACGTGTTCGAGTTGCTCGACACGGCGAAGAAGGAAGCGCGCGCGCTGGCCGCAACCGGCTATCGCGCACCGCTGCGGGCGAAGGACGTGCCGGTCGCGGGTCGCTCGGCGATCGCGACGATCAAGGCATCGCTCGTCAACATGCGTGACGGCCGTTTCATCAGCGACCACGATTACCTGATCGCGAGCCGCATCGCCGAAGCCGTGTGCGGCGGCGACGTCGAAGCCGGCAGCCTCGTCGACGAGCAATGGCTGCTCGCGCTCGAGCGCCGCGCGTTCGTCGAGCTGCTCGGCACGCAGAAGACGCAGGAACGGATCATGGGCATGTTGCAGACCGGCAAGCCGGTGCGTAACTGA
- a CDS encoding acetyl-CoA C-acyltransferase: MSKQLQDAYIVAASRTPIGKAPRGVFKNTRPDELLVHAIKSAVAQVPGFDTKLIEDAIIGCAIPEAEQGLNVARMGALLAGLPQTVGGVTVNRFCASGITALAMAADRIRVGESDALFAGGCESMSMVPMMGNKPSMSPHIFDRNEDFGIAYGMGLTAERVAEQWKVSREDQDAFSVESHRKALAAQQAGEFNDEIAAYTITERFPNLATGEVDVKTREIKLDEGPRADTSIEGLAKLRTVFANKGSVTAGNSSQTSDGAGALLVVSEKVLKEFNLTPLARFVSFAVRGVPPEIMGIGPKEAIPAALKAAGLKQDDLDWIELNEAFAAQSLAVIRDLGLDPSKVNPLGGAIALGHPLGATGAIRAATVVHGLRRRNLKYGMVTMCVGTGMGAAGIIERL; this comes from the coding sequence ATGAGCAAACAATTGCAGGACGCATACATCGTCGCCGCCAGCCGCACCCCGATCGGCAAGGCTCCGCGCGGTGTGTTCAAGAACACGCGCCCGGACGAGCTGCTGGTGCACGCGATCAAGTCGGCGGTCGCACAGGTGCCCGGCTTCGACACGAAGCTGATCGAAGACGCGATCATCGGCTGTGCGATTCCGGAAGCCGAGCAGGGCCTGAACGTCGCGCGCATGGGCGCGCTGCTCGCGGGCCTGCCGCAGACGGTCGGCGGCGTGACGGTCAACCGCTTCTGCGCATCGGGCATCACGGCGCTCGCGATGGCGGCCGACCGCATTCGCGTCGGTGAATCGGACGCGCTGTTCGCAGGCGGCTGCGAATCGATGAGCATGGTGCCGATGATGGGCAACAAGCCGTCGATGTCGCCGCATATCTTCGATCGCAACGAAGACTTCGGCATTGCTTACGGGATGGGCCTGACGGCCGAGCGCGTCGCCGAACAATGGAAGGTGAGCCGCGAAGACCAGGACGCGTTCTCGGTCGAGTCGCACCGCAAGGCGCTCGCCGCGCAGCAGGCCGGCGAGTTCAACGACGAGATCGCCGCATATACGATCACCGAGCGTTTCCCGAACCTGGCGACGGGTGAAGTCGACGTCAAGACGCGCGAGATCAAGCTCGACGAAGGCCCGCGTGCCGATACGTCGATCGAAGGCCTCGCGAAGCTGCGCACGGTGTTCGCGAACAAGGGCTCGGTCACGGCCGGCAACAGCTCGCAGACGTCGGACGGCGCGGGTGCGCTGCTCGTCGTATCGGAGAAGGTGCTCAAGGAGTTCAACCTGACGCCGCTCGCGCGTTTCGTGAGCTTCGCCGTGCGCGGCGTGCCGCCGGAAATCATGGGCATCGGTCCGAAGGAAGCGATTCCGGCCGCGCTGAAGGCCGCGGGCCTGAAGCAGGACGATCTCGACTGGATCGAGCTGAACGAAGCGTTTGCCGCGCAATCGCTGGCGGTGATCCGCGATCTCGGCCTCGATCCGTCGAAGGTCAACCCGCTGGGCGGCGCGATCGCGCTTGGTCACCCGCTCGGCGCGACCGGCGCGATCCGCGCGGCGACCGTCGTGCACGGCCTGCGCCGCCGCAACCTGAAGTACGGGATGGTCACGATGTGCGTCGGCACCGGCATGGGTGCCGCGGGCATCATCGAACGCCTGTAA
- a CDS encoding enoyl-CoA hydratase has product MAEIQVERADGVLTITIARPAKKNALTAAMYQTMADALAEAEEDNAVRVILLRGGDGNFTAGNDLEDFLKSPPKDDTAPVFQFLARISSASKPIVVAVPGLAIGVGVTMLLHCDLVYAADTATFSLPFAQLGLCPEAASSVLLPRLAGHQVAAEKLLLGEAFDALEAHRIGIVNRVLPAAELDAFAAKQAAKLAALPASSLRVTKALLKDTGGVATSARMAEEARHFSAMLRAPEAREAMTAFFEKRKPDFRQFD; this is encoded by the coding sequence GTGGCCGAAATTCAAGTGGAACGCGCCGACGGCGTGCTGACGATCACGATCGCGCGCCCGGCGAAGAAGAATGCGCTGACGGCGGCGATGTACCAGACGATGGCCGATGCGCTCGCCGAGGCCGAGGAAGACAACGCGGTTCGCGTGATTTTGCTGCGCGGAGGCGACGGCAATTTCACTGCGGGGAACGATCTCGAGGATTTCCTGAAGTCGCCGCCGAAGGACGATACCGCGCCGGTGTTCCAGTTTCTCGCGCGGATCAGCAGTGCGAGCAAGCCGATCGTGGTCGCGGTGCCGGGCCTGGCGATCGGTGTCGGCGTGACGATGCTGCTGCATTGCGATCTGGTCTACGCGGCCGACACCGCGACGTTCTCGCTGCCGTTCGCGCAGCTCGGGCTGTGCCCGGAAGCCGCGTCGAGCGTGCTGCTGCCGCGTCTGGCCGGCCATCAGGTCGCAGCCGAGAAGCTGTTGCTCGGCGAGGCGTTCGACGCGCTGGAAGCGCACCGGATCGGTATCGTCAACCGCGTGCTGCCGGCTGCCGAGCTCGACGCGTTCGCGGCGAAGCAGGCGGCGAAGCTCGCGGCGCTGCCGGCGTCGTCGCTGCGCGTGACGAAGGCGCTGCTGAAGGATACGGGCGGCGTGGCCACGTCGGCCCGGATGGCCGAGGAGGCGCGTCACTTCTCCGCGATGCTGCGTGCGCCGGAAGCGCGCGAGGCGATGACGGCGTTCTTCGAGAAGCGCAAGCCGGATTTCCGTCAGTTCGACTGA
- the fdhD gene encoding formate dehydrogenase accessory sulfurtransferase FdhD, which translates to MLVNPTESGELRDEPRGAIELSVRRTRGGAVETAHDYVGQEWPVALVFNGISHAVMMCTPCDLEAFAVGFAISEGIVARGSDIKDIEVILHADAPLPHAEVHLEVVQQAFAALKDRRRALAGRTGCGVCGIESIDLLDLAPERVPDTGFLARLAPDALARAAHALPAHQALTRLTGGLHAAAWCDATGAIRMAFEDVGRHNALDKLIGSLVLSRADTTDGFVFLSSRASYELVRKAARVGIPMVATISAPSSLAIGIAKAAGLRLVSFCRETGYVDYETA; encoded by the coding sequence GTGCTCGTGAATCCGACCGAATCCGGCGAACTGCGCGACGAACCGCGCGGCGCGATCGAACTGTCCGTGCGCCGCACGCGCGGCGGCGCCGTCGAAACCGCGCACGACTACGTCGGCCAGGAATGGCCCGTCGCACTCGTCTTCAACGGCATCTCGCACGCGGTGATGATGTGCACGCCGTGCGACCTCGAAGCGTTCGCGGTCGGCTTCGCGATCTCGGAAGGGATCGTCGCGCGCGGCAGCGACATCAAGGACATCGAGGTGATCCTGCATGCCGACGCGCCGCTGCCGCACGCGGAAGTGCACCTGGAAGTCGTCCAGCAGGCGTTCGCCGCGCTGAAGGACCGGCGCCGCGCGCTCGCGGGGCGCACGGGCTGCGGCGTGTGCGGGATCGAAAGCATCGACCTGCTCGACCTCGCGCCCGAACGCGTGCCCGATACCGGCTTTCTCGCGCGCCTCGCGCCCGACGCGCTGGCGCGCGCGGCGCATGCGCTGCCGGCCCACCAGGCGCTCACGCGGCTCACCGGCGGCCTGCATGCTGCCGCGTGGTGCGACGCAACAGGCGCGATCCGGATGGCGTTCGAGGATGTCGGCCGCCACAACGCACTGGACAAGCTGATCGGCTCGCTCGTGCTGTCGCGCGCCGACACGACCGACGGCTTCGTGTTCCTGTCGAGCCGCGCGAGCTACGAGCTCGTGCGCAAGGCAGCGCGGGTCGGCATCCCGATGGTTGCGACCATCTCCGCGCCATCTTCGCTCGCGATCGGCATCGCGAAGGCGGCCGGCTTGCGGCTCGTCAGCTTCTGCCGCGAAACCGGCTACGTCGATTACGAAACGGCCTGA
- a CDS encoding nitrate reductase associated protein — protein MGLSDAPLLFNFEHDSSENFTYIPMIVRFNLDRFGLRISLEQWQLLPLEDRKLLARFPADDDTAIEPNFDHALFEMLRTHADLEPSWFQPDERPTWRATDTVPESLVQQSALAGLSAPALAQWQRLAPFQRYVLVKLSRKPKLNHDFLPAMREFGLTATH, from the coding sequence ATGGGACTCAGCGACGCTCCGCTGCTATTCAATTTCGAACACGATTCGTCGGAAAACTTCACGTATATCCCGATGATCGTGCGTTTCAATCTCGACCGCTTCGGTCTGCGGATTTCGCTCGAGCAGTGGCAGCTGCTGCCGCTCGAGGACCGCAAGCTGCTCGCGCGCTTTCCGGCCGACGACGACACTGCGATCGAGCCCAATTTCGATCACGCGCTGTTCGAAATGCTGCGCACGCACGCCGATCTGGAACCGTCATGGTTCCAGCCGGACGAGCGGCCGACCTGGCGCGCGACCGACACGGTGCCGGAGTCGCTCGTGCAGCAGAGCGCGCTGGCCGGGCTGTCGGCCCCCGCGCTCGCGCAGTGGCAGCGGCTCGCGCCGTTCCAGCGCTACGTGCTGGTGAAGCTGTCGCGCAAGCCGAAGCTCAATCACGATTTCCTGCCGGCGATGCGGGAGTTCGGGCTGACGGCCACGCACTGA
- a CDS encoding acyl-CoA thioesterase, protein MTDSTLDLPQKQPALRVVPQPHDANVHGDVFGGWIMSQVDIAGSIPASQRANGRVATVAVNSFVFKQPVFVGDLLSFYATITRTGNTSITVDVEVYAQRMRLMGEVVKVTEATLTYVATGPDRKPRQLPPL, encoded by the coding sequence ATGACCGATTCGACCCTCGACCTCCCGCAAAAACAGCCCGCGCTGCGCGTCGTCCCGCAACCGCACGACGCGAACGTCCATGGCGACGTGTTCGGCGGCTGGATCATGTCGCAGGTCGACATCGCCGGCTCGATCCCCGCGAGCCAGCGCGCGAACGGCCGCGTCGCGACGGTCGCGGTCAACTCGTTCGTGTTCAAGCAGCCGGTGTTCGTCGGCGATCTGCTGAGCTTCTACGCAACCATCACGCGCACCGGCAACACGTCGATCACGGTCGACGTCGAGGTCTATGCGCAACGCATGCGCCTGATGGGCGAAGTCGTGAAGGTCACGGAAGCGACGCTCACGTACGTCGCGACCGGCCCGGACCGCAAGCCGCGGCAACTGCCGCCGCTCTGA